The Channa argus isolate prfri chromosome 13, Channa argus male v1.0, whole genome shotgun sequence DNA window AGACTCATACCTTTCCATTTGCCTACATTATACAGCTCCAGTATCAACTCTTCATATACTTACATATCACAGCATCATGCGTCTGTATTGCTACATATACACATAGAGCTATATaactattgttttaaatgtctaaacATATTCAGAGTTAAAGTGCTAAAGTTAGTTTTTTATCCAGTAAAGTAGAAGAGTGCTAGGTAAGTGTAAGTGTACTGTTGTCTAACAAAGCTCAACAAGTGTGTTATCAGAAGCACCTGTTGTGGTGGGGAGGCTCAATGCTATGCAGATTTCGTAATACTTTTACAACTATACATTGATTGTGTTGAATTTTAAGCTCTTCTCTGGCTGCTACACATTTGTTGTCATTGCATATTGCATGTATTTTATAGGACATGAGGCTGAAGTAGAGCAACACAGTGGTTGAGTGGTTAACCAGCTTAGAGATGGAAGGTCCAATTGTCACCTGTCAATTTTCTTTGTGGGtaaaatttgcattttctcTCTATGTGTGTTGGTTTTTTCTGGTTAATTCAGTTTCATCCCACAATCCCAAGACATGCTGAATGAGGCTGAGGTTCCATTTCAAATACCACAGAACATACAgtcatttacaggccaaataaactGTCAGTggcagacatttgttttttgtcaaaccTTAAAGCTGAAAGTGTTGACCTTGCTCACATCTTgagttttttattataaatttaatGTGGTTGTTTTACAGAGGTCAAGCATCAAAGAAAGCATAAttgtattataatttttttttatatttatgaacTTGACTGCATCTAGATTACACACTAGCTGTCTAAAGAATGGCAGTTCACCAGAGGAAATGatgaagtttttatttaaagctaacCACTATCAGATAACTCCTCCATGCTGGTGGGCGTAACTGATGCAGATTGTTGTGTCTgatacacacactgaaaactaTAAAGTTTTACAataacatgtaaacattttatattattgatGTTGAAATAATTTATCACTATACTGCAGTCAACTAATAAGGCcacatattaaatgttaaaaaatatgctGGAAGCATAGGTGACAAAACTAGAGACACTCTAATTTAGTTTCAGTTCTACATATATTAAATGGTgagaaaatgacatgaaaatgacagaaaatctaCATGTGACTTTACACACAAGTAAATTTAAACCTATAATATGATTGCAATGTGAACTCTCAAGGGTTTAGCATGAattagattttctgttttaatctttttttctacGCATTGTAATTTCCTGGATTTTATCAGGTGTACATACTCAAATGTGGTTTGGTGAGACAGGGGATTGAAACAGGAAGTCTCCTCTAAACAATGCGCACAGTAATTCTGTAGCTATAAATCTTTAGAGCAGAGCAGCGATCACAGAGAGAAGGATTTCTACTGCCTGCTGACCAGAAGACGATGAATACCACATCTTGTACTAAGGTCAGCTTTGACTTTACAGGCAAATTTCTGCCTCCTGTTTACATCTTAGTGTTCATCGTTGGTCTGGTAGCTAATGGATGGGGATTAAAGTCTTTGCTGCAGAACTGGAAGAAACTAAAGATCatcaatgtttttgttctcaACCTTGGATTTGCTGATATTCTGTATCTGCTCACACTCCCGTTCCTGGTGGTTTACTACATTATGAACAATGAATGGATCTTTGGAGATGTTTTCTGCAAGATAACAAGATTCTGCTTCAACCTGAATTTATACGGCAGCATCGGCTTCCTCACTTGTATCAGTGTGTACAGGTACCTGGCTATTGTCCATCCAATAAAAGTTATGGGCAGATtaactctcactcactctgtggTTATCTCCATCACAGTTTGGTTCTTGGTGAGTGTCCAAAGTCTTCCAGACATGTTTTACACAAAGACATATGGAAACaagtctggaaaatgttatGACACCACACACAAGAGATATGTTGAGGATTATCTGAAATACAGCCTTGGATGgacatttactgcattttgtATCCCATTCCTCATCCTGCTGGTCTGCTATGGACATGTGATTGTTGTCCTCTGCAGAGGAAAAGCTATTGACAAGGTACTGAAACAGAGATGTTTGAAGTTGTTGTTCATCTtgattcttctcttctctgtttgttaCTTTCCCTATCATCTATTCAAGAACCTCAACCTCTGGTCCAGAATTATGTCCAAACACAAGATCTGCCACCAATGGTATAATGGAGTCTACATTACTCATCAGATAAGTCGTGGCCTTGTGTGTCTCAACAGTGCTCTCAACCCTCTGGTTTACCTTCATGGAAATGAGGAAATTTGTGCTCAGCTCAGACGTTTGCTCCATCACATGTTCAATCGTCCACTAGAAACAACGTCCCGCAGTGTGCCCATAACACAGATTATAAATGcttaacacaaaaagaaatatgaattgACATTTCAGCTTAGCTCGGATGTCTGTTCCACCAAGTTCTGCTGCCATGTGGCTGCTTAACACCTCTAGTCAAATCCAATAGTGCAAACTATCTGATATTGAAATATTGTATTGCATCATCTTCTACTTCCTCTCAATGTACATATACTTTAAAGTGTCAATGTTTTGACTAATGCTTCTGTCATACTACCACTGTTGTATTCAAATGAACTGTGGAAAAAATAAGGGCACCTATTGTGGTTTTGGTGGGGAGGCTTAGTACCATGTGTGttctgtaaaaacattaaaacagaaagtTCATCTTTTGACTTGAATTGTAGgagtttctttttctgcaaGACTCTATCAATCACATCTCGTTATCATGATCTGGCCCTGCTGACTCCTCACATTACCTGCTTGTCTGTAACCCATCCCTCCAGATTCCATCCAGGTTACTTCCCCCATGCAGTCTGTGTCATCAGTCCCCCACTATTTACCAtttgtgtattgtgtaaatTGGATCTTGTAGTGTTTGACTATTGCTATTGCATCTTGGATTCCATAAGTTTTGGATCTTGTAATAGGAAACCCTTTGGATCTGGGGATTCTGAGTTGGAGCTTGGATTGTGGACATTTACTACTGGCACTGCGATGACCTAAATGTTTATTACTTATTTACCTGCTCTACTGCATCATAAGAAACATTCCACTGTATCCTGAGCTCTTCTATAAAAACTATGCAACACTCCCCTGCAGTCTGGTTCTCATTCCTGGTACCTCCACCTCCCATCCACTGGCCCTGTCATCTGTCATTTAACCTCCCTCCTGGTTTCCCCTTTTGTGTGGCTTCCGACTCACTCACCTGCCCCTCCAACCATACTTGGTATTCTTCTGCCCCTGCTGTATCCGGCTACAAGTAAGCCCCTTTCTGATGATCTGCATCTTTGCCGCCAAAGATATATATTATAATCACCTCTCTCTTGTCCTCAGTGCTCAGTCTCCCCCTCAATCGCCCAGTATACTGGATCCTGTAATGACTCTCCCACCTTCAGATCACCATTCGTCTATTGCAATTGTTATGAATAAACTGTCctaaccttcctcttgtgttctgTGCTTCTGGGTTCTAATACCAAAATGCAATAAACCCATTACACTCGCacccatttaaataaaacaagaagcCAAAAGACATaagcaaagagcagcagagTGCACCAACTTGTACAGAGATGatacattatatttacatacatcATACATATGTGATTCAGTTACATATATTGAGCGTCTTCCTGCAAAGCTTTGCTGGCTGTGACAAACTGATATATTATTTTCATGCATTTTATGCATTACACGAGTGAAAAAAGTGTGTCTTTACAGGAGAAACAAAAGATACTAGAAATCTATCCAATTTCAACTTTAGTGGTTATTACTGTGgcaaaatagtaataatttctTTAAGTATGAGTTGAGGAAATACCTAATTCCCCAGgaggtttttgtattttaaaaccaaTTGGATGGCATATCTATTTGTCCAATGCAGTGACAATGATTCCTGGGCCAGATTTAGCTCTGTTTCATGTACTGTGGGGGACACACATTTTAAGCATAATGACAAATTCTTCATTTGTAAAATTAGCAACTCAAGcactcaaataaatgtagtgcagTGTGAAATACAAAAGTATAATTCCCTCAATTGTAAGACAGTGAACATAGATAATGGCATGAAAATGCAGCACAAAGTAAAGTACAAATAACTCAGATTTGTACTTAGAACCCTCTGCAGCTGTTTCCACACCAAATTACTTCAGAGAAATCAAATTCTTGTTGCTAAATCCATGAGACTATTCTGAGGAAAGTCTAAAGTAAAGGACTGACTTAATATTTTAGGAAGTTCATGGCTATAATCCTGTTATAGTTTAATTTCTAGTGCAGGTTCATCTACAATCTACATATGCAGTGGTTGACGtacactaaaaacaaacaggaatttAATAGTATATCGCCCAAATGCCctgatataaaatatttctgctttattcATATTCTGCTTTATTCAGTAACTTTATTAACTTTGTGGttgatatttacatatttcataacATTTGGGATGTGGTGTGACAATGAAACTGATTAAAAGTTAGCTTTTATTAATGTAGTTTATATCAGGTAGAATAGttcttttgatgatattgttTAGTGTACAAAATGTTCCCCCAGTGTCACATTGTTAATATGCAGATTGTATAGTTCAGGAGCAAACATTCTAAACTCTCTAACTCAAATAAAATTATCACtcttttactttgtatttcaatatttagaaaaaaactgcCTTGGTTACAGCGATCCTTCTGGGCATTACTAAATGAACTGCTTTCTAGGACACATAATGAAAATGACATCTTGTCCTTGTATTAGATTAGGATTAGGATTCCTGCCtcatgttttcatgtcagtGTTCATCATTGGTCTGGTAGATAACAGATGGGGATTGAAGTCTTTTATGCAGAACTGGAAGAAACTAAAgatcattcatgtttttattctcaACTTTGGCTTTGCTGATATTCTGTATCTTCTCACACTCCTGTTCCTGGTGGTTTACTTCTTTATGAAGAGTTAATGGGTCTTTGGAGATGTTTTCTGCAAGATAAGAAGATTCTGCTACAACCTGAATTTATACGGCAGCATCAGCTTCCTCACTTGTATCAGAGTGTACAGGTACCTGGCTATTGTCCATCCAGTTAGAGTGATCGGCAGATtaactctcactcactctgtggTTATCTCACTCATGGTTTGGCTGTTGGTGAGTGTCCAAAGTCTTCCAGACATGTTCTAGACTAAGATATATGGAAACAAGCCTGGAAAATGTTACAATACCACCAACAAGAGATATGTTGAGGATTACATGAAATACAGCCTTGGATGGACACTCAATGCATTTTGTATCCCTTTCCTCAGCCTGCTAGGCTGCTATGGACACATGATTATTGTTCTCtgtcataaaaatacacaaaaatgtacTGACAATGTACTGAGCGAAATAAGTTTGAAGTTGTTGTTTAGCTTGatccttctcttctctttgttAAATGAAGAAATTCCCGCTTAAGTCGGACATCTGCT harbors:
- the LOC137139777 gene encoding P2Y purinoceptor 1-like, which encodes MNTTSCTKVSFDFTGKFLPPVYILVFIVGLVANGWGLKSLLQNWKKLKIINVFVLNLGFADILYLLTLPFLVVYYIMNNEWIFGDVFCKITRFCFNLNLYGSIGFLTCISVYRYLAIVHPIKVMGRLTLTHSVVISITVWFLVSVQSLPDMFYTKTYGNKSGKCYDTTHKRYVEDYLKYSLGWTFTAFCIPFLILLVCYGHVIVVLCRGKAIDKVLKQRCLKLLFILILLFSVCYFPYHLFKNLNLWSRIMSKHKICHQWYNGVYITHQISRGLVCLNSALNPLVYLHGNEEICAQLRRLLHHMFNRPLETTSRSVPITQIINA